In the Pseudolabrys taiwanensis genome, one interval contains:
- a CDS encoding DNA-processing protein DprA: MGPLVNLLAERDDSNSPAVKPISPLRELGAYEALWLEKGATFKTIAERFAADPTALPSDFISPALADQCARQVLAKLKGNGVDQFGVRINHAGDYPKRLRDAKHPIEVLYYQGAWELSETRGVAVVGTREPTDEGKERARRISRALVEKHFTVVSGLANGIDTVAHTTAIELGGRTIAVIGTPLGQYYPPENKELQKKIAREFLLISQVPVLRYSKQAVPQNRLFFPERNVTMSALTDATIIVEAGETSGTLTQARAALHQGRKLFILNSLFERRDLTWPATFESRGAIRVRELDDIWKALG; the protein is encoded by the coding sequence ATGGGACCTCTTGTAAACCTTCTAGCCGAGCGCGATGACAGTAACAGTCCGGCGGTGAAGCCTATTTCACCCCTTCGGGAGCTTGGAGCCTATGAAGCTCTCTGGTTGGAAAAAGGGGCGACCTTTAAGACAATTGCTGAACGCTTTGCCGCCGATCCCACGGCATTGCCTTCCGATTTCATTAGCCCTGCCTTGGCCGACCAGTGCGCGAGGCAGGTGTTGGCAAAGCTGAAAGGAAATGGGGTGGATCAATTTGGCGTTCGCATCAATCATGCGGGCGACTATCCAAAGCGGCTTCGAGACGCAAAGCACCCCATTGAGGTTTTGTACTATCAAGGCGCTTGGGAATTGTCGGAAACTCGCGGCGTCGCGGTCGTTGGCACTCGTGAACCCACGGACGAAGGAAAGGAACGCGCAAGGCGGATTTCCCGCGCGCTCGTCGAAAAGCATTTCACCGTTGTATCCGGACTTGCGAATGGGATTGATACCGTTGCACACACCACAGCAATCGAGTTGGGCGGCCGCACGATAGCTGTGATTGGGACGCCACTTGGTCAGTACTACCCCCCGGAAAACAAGGAACTTCAGAAAAAGATAGCGCGGGAATTCCTCTTGATTTCGCAAGTGCCAGTGCTTCGGTATTCGAAGCAAGCAGTCCCACAGAACAGACTTTTCTTTCCCGAAAGAAACGTCACGATGAGCGCCCTAACGGACGCCACGATCATTGTTGAAGCGGGAGAAACCTCGGGAACGCTGACGCAGGCACGCGCCGCATTGCATCAGGGGCGAAAACTATTTATTTTAAACTCGCTTTTTGAGCGTAGGGATCTGACGTGGCCTGCGACTTTCGAAAGTCGCGGTGCAATTCGCGTCAGAGAGCTAGATGATATTTGGAAAGCCCTAGGTTGA
- a CDS encoding complex I NDUFA9 subunit family protein: protein MTARSPYDTLVTVYGGSGFLGRHVVRALAKRHYRIRVAVRRPELAGHLQPLGRVGQINVVQANLRNAASVEAAARGAHVLINLVGILFERGRQKFDSVHTYGAEQVALAATAHGASMIQVSAIGADENSPSHYGRSKAQAEKLVLAAQPQAVIVRPSIMFGPEDDFFNRFASMARMSPFLPLVGGGATRFQPVFVGDVARAIADAVDGTLRGGATYELGGPEVKTFKELMQFVLATIERKRILLPLPFFAAKIPAYVAQFMPTPMITPDQVESLRVDNVVAEQAIKEGRTLPGIGITPDSLEAIVPSYLWRFRKTGQFRAQPTV, encoded by the coding sequence ATGACCGCACGCAGTCCTTACGACACCCTGGTCACGGTTTACGGCGGTTCCGGCTTCCTCGGCCGCCATGTGGTGCGCGCGCTGGCCAAGCGCCATTACCGCATCCGCGTCGCCGTGCGGCGGCCGGAACTCGCCGGCCATCTGCAGCCGCTCGGCCGCGTCGGCCAGATCAACGTGGTACAGGCCAATCTGCGCAACGCCGCCTCGGTCGAGGCCGCGGCGCGGGGCGCCCATGTGCTGATCAACCTGGTCGGCATCCTGTTCGAGCGCGGCCGGCAGAAATTCGATTCGGTGCACACCTACGGTGCCGAGCAGGTGGCCCTGGCCGCGACGGCGCACGGCGCTTCGATGATCCAGGTTTCCGCCATCGGCGCCGACGAGAATTCGCCCTCGCATTATGGCCGCTCGAAAGCGCAGGCCGAGAAGCTGGTGCTCGCGGCGCAGCCGCAGGCGGTGATCGTGCGGCCGTCGATCATGTTCGGTCCGGAGGACGACTTCTTCAACCGCTTCGCCTCCATGGCGCGCATGTCGCCGTTCCTGCCGCTGGTCGGCGGCGGCGCGACGCGCTTCCAGCCGGTCTTCGTCGGCGACGTGGCGCGCGCGATCGCGGACGCGGTGGACGGCACGCTGCGTGGTGGCGCGACCTACGAGCTCGGCGGTCCGGAAGTGAAGACCTTCAAGGAGCTGATGCAGTTCGTGCTCGCGACCATCGAGCGCAAGCGCATCCTGTTGCCGCTGCCGTTCTTCGCGGCGAAGATCCCGGCTTATGTCGCGCAGTTCATGCCGACGCCGATGATCACGCCCGACCAGGTCGAATCGCTGCGCGTCGACAACGTCGTCGCGGAGCAGGCGATCAAGGAAGGCCGCACGCTGCCCGGCATCGGCATCACGCCCGATTCGCTGGAAGCGATCGTGCCGTCTTATCTCTGGCGTTTCCGCAAGACCGGCCAGTTCCGCGCGCAGCCGACGGTTTAG
- a CDS encoding glutathione S-transferase family protein, with translation MLTLFQHPLCPRSRYVRLILNEYGIDVRLIEERPWERREEFLLLNPAAELPVLVADGQPAVPGAGIIAEYIEETQAADLIEGRLLPESIGARVEVRRLANWFNDKFHEEVSGPLALERVFKRHMTREQGGGPPDTDSLRAARRNIRYHLHYIGWLVRTRDCLAGNEITLADLAAAAHLSVCDYLGEVPWNEDEVAKNWYARVKSRPSFRPLLGETLAGIPASATYADLDF, from the coding sequence ATGCTGACGTTGTTCCAACACCCGCTTTGTCCACGCTCACGCTACGTGCGCCTGATTCTCAATGAGTATGGGATCGACGTCCGGCTGATCGAGGAGCGCCCGTGGGAACGGCGCGAGGAATTCCTCCTGCTTAATCCGGCAGCCGAACTGCCGGTCTTGGTGGCGGATGGCCAGCCGGCCGTGCCGGGCGCGGGGATCATCGCCGAATATATTGAGGAGACCCAGGCCGCCGATCTGATCGAGGGCCGTCTGTTGCCCGAATCGATCGGCGCGCGGGTGGAGGTGCGCCGGCTGGCGAACTGGTTCAACGATAAGTTTCACGAGGAGGTCAGCGGCCCGCTGGCCCTCGAGCGCGTGTTCAAGCGTCATATGACGCGGGAGCAGGGCGGGGGACCGCCGGACACCGACTCGCTGCGCGCGGCCCGCCGCAATATCCGCTATCATCTGCACTACATCGGCTGGCTGGTGCGCACGCGCGATTGCCTTGCCGGGAACGAGATCACCTTGGCCGATCTCGCCGCGGCGGCGCATTTGTCGGTCTGCGATTATCTGGGCGAAGTGCCGTGGAACGAAGACGAGGTAGCGAAGAACTGGTACGCGCGGGTGAAGTCCCGCCCGTCGTTCCGTCCGCTGCTGGGCGAGACCCTGGCCGGCATTCCGGCGTCGGCGACTTACGCCGATCTCGACTTCTGA
- a CDS encoding undecaprenyl-diphosphate phosphatase produces the protein MNLDAIKAALVGLSGPHIDMVKAAVLGVVEGFTEFLPVSSTGHLLLMEHVLGWGDDAFGKSFAVLIQLGAILALLTIYFGRLLGLAKNMFTDWAAARFVIGVLLAFLPAAVIGAIAGSYIKQYLFDVRIVCISLIVGGFVLIWIDRMALKPRYLDATEFTLPMYFGIGVIQCLAMIPGVSRSGATIVGAMLFGADRRSAAEFSFWLAMPTMVGAFAYEAYKSRADLMHGDITLIAIGFIASFIFGWIVVKTFLGYVQRHTFAVFAWWRILLGSFGIFALYFM, from the coding sequence ATGAATTTAGACGCTATCAAGGCGGCCCTTGTCGGTCTGAGCGGGCCGCATATCGACATGGTCAAGGCCGCAGTGCTCGGCGTGGTCGAGGGCTTCACCGAGTTCCTGCCGGTATCATCCACCGGGCATCTGTTGCTGATGGAACACGTGCTCGGCTGGGGCGACGATGCCTTCGGCAAGTCTTTCGCCGTGCTGATCCAGCTCGGCGCCATTCTGGCGCTGCTGACCATCTATTTCGGCCGCCTCCTGGGGCTGGCCAAGAACATGTTCACGGATTGGGCAGCGGCGCGTTTCGTCATCGGCGTTCTGCTCGCCTTCCTGCCGGCCGCCGTCATCGGCGCCATCGCGGGCTCTTACATCAAGCAGTATCTGTTCGACGTCCGCATCGTTTGCATCTCGCTCATCGTCGGCGGCTTCGTGCTGATCTGGATCGACCGCATGGCGCTCAAGCCGCGCTATCTCGACGCCACCGAGTTCACCTTGCCGATGTATTTCGGCATCGGCGTCATCCAGTGCCTGGCGATGATCCCCGGCGTCTCGCGCTCCGGCGCGACCATCGTCGGCGCGATGCTGTTCGGCGCCGACCGCCGTTCGGCCGCGGAGTTCTCGTTCTGGCTGGCCATGCCGACCATGGTCGGCGCCTTCGCCTATGAGGCTTATAAGAGCCGCGCCGACCTGATGCACGGCGACATCACGCTGATCGCCATCGGCTTCATCGCCTCGTTCATCTTCGGCTGGATCGTGGTGAAGACGTTCCTCGGCTACGTGCAGCGCCACACCTTCGCGGTGTTCGCGTGGTGGCGCATCCTGCTCGGCAGCTTCGGGATTTTCGCGCTGTATTTTATGTGA
- a CDS encoding site-specific integrase translates to MPLPMTRPFKHPKTGIYWLRKRVPAHLQELVGKVEEKLSLKTREPGEAKKRHAVALAALEQRWENLAAGPRRLTEREAHDLARPLAVEWLALYEANPSQQDFWPIGLGGVLWADPPVDLSLSTADLLRATPEDSKRTQLRDWCFRQADQLLTANGLRAAAEEDRKVLAVAVSAAMQRASVQLERLSRGELIEPQATTAAPAQRPATLPLVRFDDLLKGWIAETRPAKKTQYEWTRVVGQLQKFLGHDNAARVTAEDIVRWKAELVAQELSPKTIRDAKLAPVRAVLQWGADNKRISQNPAAGVSIDVRQRALEMKRGFSETEVAVVLPAARLEANPVLRWLPWLSAFTGARIAELSQLRREDVVTIEDVWCVRITPEAGPLKTLSSERIIPLHSALLAEGFLDFARTVPSGPLFTQIRPDKFGSRGGNATKVLGPWVRSLGIVDERISPNHSWRHRFKTLARRHGLATDVVDAMVGHQRRTVADSYGEFPASALQRELEKIPSLSF, encoded by the coding sequence ATGCCTCTGCCGATGACGCGACCTTTCAAGCATCCGAAGACCGGAATCTATTGGCTCCGCAAACGCGTGCCGGCGCATCTCCAAGAGCTCGTCGGCAAGGTCGAAGAGAAGCTAAGCCTTAAGACCCGGGAACCCGGCGAAGCCAAGAAGAGGCACGCCGTCGCGTTGGCGGCCTTGGAGCAACGCTGGGAAAACCTTGCCGCCGGGCCGCGGCGGCTGACGGAAAGAGAAGCCCATGACCTCGCCCGCCCGTTGGCGGTCGAGTGGCTAGCCCTCTATGAAGCCAACCCGTCCCAGCAGGATTTCTGGCCGATAGGCCTCGGTGGGGTCCTGTGGGCCGACCCGCCTGTGGATTTAAGTTTGAGCACGGCGGATCTCCTCCGAGCCACCCCAGAAGATTCCAAGCGGACCCAACTGCGCGACTGGTGCTTTCGACAAGCAGACCAATTGCTCACCGCGAACGGTCTTAGGGCGGCGGCCGAGGAAGATCGAAAGGTCCTGGCCGTTGCCGTATCGGCAGCAATGCAGCGGGCGAGCGTTCAACTCGAACGCCTCAGTCGCGGAGAGCTCATAGAGCCGCAGGCCACCACCGCAGCCCCCGCACAACGGCCGGCCACCCTACCGCTCGTTCGGTTTGACGACCTCCTCAAAGGATGGATCGCGGAAACCCGGCCCGCCAAGAAGACCCAGTACGAATGGACACGGGTCGTCGGACAACTCCAGAAATTCCTAGGCCATGACAATGCTGCGCGCGTCACGGCAGAGGACATCGTCAGGTGGAAGGCTGAGCTTGTCGCTCAGGAACTAAGCCCCAAGACCATCCGTGATGCGAAGCTTGCCCCGGTCCGGGCCGTTCTGCAGTGGGGCGCAGATAACAAGCGCATTTCCCAGAACCCCGCCGCAGGCGTTTCAATTGACGTCCGACAGCGCGCCCTGGAAATGAAGCGCGGCTTTTCTGAAACGGAAGTAGCAGTTGTTTTGCCGGCGGCTCGCTTGGAGGCAAACCCCGTTTTGAGGTGGCTGCCCTGGCTTTCAGCGTTCACCGGGGCACGAATTGCAGAGCTGAGCCAGCTTCGGCGCGAGGACGTCGTAACGATCGAGGACGTTTGGTGCGTGCGAATCACTCCCGAAGCCGGGCCTCTAAAGACGTTGAGTTCCGAACGGATCATCCCGCTCCACTCCGCTCTGCTTGCAGAGGGCTTTCTGGATTTCGCTCGCACGGTGCCTTCAGGACCGCTTTTTACGCAGATCAGACCTGACAAGTTCGGGAGCCGCGGCGGTAACGCCACGAAGGTCTTGGGCCCGTGGGTAAGATCGCTCGGAATCGTCGATGAGCGAATATCGCCTAACCACTCCTGGAGACACCGCTTCAAGACGCTAGCCCGCCGCCACGGTCTCGCAACCGACGTGGTCGACGCTATGGTTGGTCACCAACGACGGACCGTCGCCGACAGTTACGGGGAGTTTCCAGCCTCTGCGCTGCAGCGGGAATTGGAGAAAATCCCCTCTTTGAGTTTTTGA